A single Lancefieldella parvula DSM 20469 DNA region contains:
- the rimP gene encoding ribosome maturation factor RimP, with protein sequence MQNEGVTQKILSALEQAALNHHIDIVDVEIVGSSKNPLVRVRIDHDDETEETISLDEVAQETSWISETIDELDPFPASFTLEVSSPGMARPLRRAKDFVRFAGQEVQLQTTATEGRRKFTGTLLGIEGTTISIQTEDEVCTIDLSELKKCVIKPAFDFLTSAKK encoded by the coding sequence ATGCAAAACGAAGGTGTAACACAGAAAATCTTGTCTGCACTAGAGCAAGCTGCACTTAATCACCACATTGATATTGTTGATGTAGAGATTGTTGGGTCTTCTAAGAATCCCTTGGTCAGAGTAAGAATTGACCATGATGATGAAACAGAAGAGACCATTTCTCTTGACGAAGTTGCTCAAGAAACATCATGGATTTCTGAGACCATCGATGAACTTGATCCGTTTCCTGCATCATTTACCTTGGAGGTTTCTTCTCCAGGTATGGCACGCCCACTTCGTCGTGCAAAAGACTTTGTACGTTTTGCTGGACAAGAGGTTCAGCTTCAGACAACTGCCACAGAAGGACGTCGTAAATTTACTGGCACGCTTTTGGGCATTGAGGGTACAACTATCTCAATTCAGACAGAAGATGAGGTTTGTACCATTGATTTGTCTGAGTTAAAAAAGTGCGTTATTAAACCAGCTTTTGATTTCTTGACCTCAGCCAAGAAATAG
- the nusA gene encoding transcription termination factor NusA codes for MASEMMEALMLLCQEKHIDELYLLDRLEQSLAKSYADVLHLDFGARVTIDRATGRVYVYELVPKGEPDEETGEYTEFDEVDVTPPDTSRIAAQHAKAEIKTLVRNAARAQIYDEFRGRVGDIITGTVLQSTPDFTIIKIREGVEAELPHFDQRRFPDERDERPAGERYLHNQRIKAIIVDVRDPNATQPAVRGERQRPPIVVSRTHPDLIRRLFELEVPEVYDGVVSIRSIAREAGVRSKIAVSSVDERLDPVGACVGPKGSRVRTVVSELRGERVDVVPWFDDAARCVASALSPARVSRVIVDGATGHATVIVPDDQLSLAIGKEGQNARLAARLTGLHIDIKNESLAANILNNLPEVVEEAVDEEEIAHRCKYVSPSGVPCRNMARPGSDFCGIHDAMENAEISSDSDSLI; via the coding sequence ATGGCATCTGAAATGATGGAAGCTTTGATGTTGCTTTGCCAGGAAAAGCACATCGATGAGTTGTATTTACTGGATCGTTTGGAGCAGTCTCTGGCAAAAAGCTATGCTGATGTCCTCCACCTTGATTTTGGTGCTCGCGTCACTATTGATAGGGCTACAGGCCGTGTATACGTTTATGAGCTTGTTCCTAAGGGCGAGCCAGATGAGGAGACTGGTGAGTACACCGAGTTTGATGAGGTAGATGTAACTCCTCCTGATACGAGCCGTATTGCTGCTCAGCATGCTAAGGCAGAGATTAAGACGCTTGTTCGTAATGCTGCTCGTGCTCAGATTTATGATGAGTTCCGTGGTCGCGTTGGTGACATCATTACTGGTACCGTTCTCCAGTCCACTCCTGATTTCACCATCATTAAGATTCGTGAGGGTGTAGAGGCAGAGCTTCCACACTTTGACCAGCGTCGTTTCCCTGACGAGCGTGATGAGCGTCCAGCAGGAGAGCGTTATCTACACAATCAGCGCATCAAGGCAATTATTGTTGACGTTCGTGATCCTAATGCAACTCAGCCAGCAGTTCGTGGTGAGCGCCAGCGTCCACCAATTGTTGTCTCTCGTACCCACCCAGATCTTATCCGTCGTCTCTTTGAGCTTGAGGTCCCAGAGGTTTATGACGGTGTAGTGAGCATTCGTTCTATTGCTCGTGAGGCTGGCGTTCGTTCTAAGATTGCTGTTTCTTCCGTTGATGAGCGTCTTGATCCTGTTGGTGCTTGTGTTGGTCCTAAGGGCAGCCGTGTTCGTACCGTAGTTTCTGAGCTCCGCGGGGAGCGCGTTGACGTTGTACCTTGGTTTGATGACGCTGCTCGTTGTGTTGCCTCCGCACTTTCACCTGCACGTGTTTCTCGCGTTATTGTTGATGGCGCAACTGGTCACGCAACCGTTATTGTTCCTGATGATCAGCTATCTTTGGCTATTGGTAAAGAGGGTCAGAATGCTCGTCTTGCTGCTCGTTTGACTGGTCTTCACATTGACATCAAGAATGAGTCCCTTGCTGCAAACATTTTGAACAACCTTCCTGAGGTTGTTGAAGAGGCTGTTGACGAGGAAGAGATTGCTCATCGTTGCAAGTATGTGAGCCCTAGCGGAGTTCCTTGCCGCAATATGGCAAGACCTGGTTCTGATTTCTGCGGCATTCATGATGCCATGGAGAATGCAGAGATTTCTTCTGATTCAGACTCATTGATTTAG